One part of the Candidatus Krumholzibacteriia bacterium genome encodes these proteins:
- a CDS encoding DUF3365 domain-containing protein, translated as MIQRFQRSLLSAAGMAVALVLVAAGCGGGGGEARGDRPEGSAQQAGAEDFAADAKAATNRLQVALKKELSAAMQEGGPVAAIEVCHTRAPEIAREVGTQTELDVARVSRNNRNPANAPSDVEASVLEAFEARPAMQDTVFTRDGERTYMRAIRIGTALCLNCHGPESTLEPELKGRLDELYPQDRATGFEVGDLRGAFVVR; from the coding sequence ATGATCCAGCGATTCCAGCGATCCCTCCTTTCCGCCGCCGGCATGGCGGTGGCCCTGGTTCTCGTGGCGGCTGGTTGCGGTGGAGGCGGCGGTGAGGCCCGGGGTGACCGCCCGGAGGGCTCGGCGCAGCAGGCCGGTGCCGAGGACTTCGCCGCCGACGCGAAGGCCGCCACGAATCGCCTGCAGGTGGCCCTGAAGAAGGAGCTGAGTGCGGCGATGCAGGAAGGCGGTCCGGTGGCGGCCATCGAGGTCTGCCACACGCGCGCCCCGGAGATCGCCCGCGAAGTCGGAACGCAGACCGAACTCGACGTGGCCCGGGTGTCGAGGAACAACCGCAATCCGGCCAACGCCCCCTCCGACGTCGAAGCCTCCGTCCTGGAAGCCTTCGAGGCCCGGCCGGCGATGCAGGACACGGTCTTCACCCGCGACGGCGAACGCACCTACATGCGGGCGATCCGGATCGGCACGGCGCTGTGCCTGAACTGTCACGGGCCGGAGTCCACGCTCGAGCCGGAACTGAAGGGACGGCTGGACGAACTCTACCCGCAGGACCGGGCCACCGGCTTCGAGGTCGGCGACCTGCGCGGGGCCTTCGTCGTGCGCTGA
- a CDS encoding CHAT domain-containing tetratricopeptide repeat protein: protein MRFLVQSDSLAGLDDPSELRDAVAENSVLVGAAVGQLLDIAFEIEGEDPEGAAENVELAARLAGLHMGNGGSRVPGQLVAAHRDRSDTDRATKHRAAQLEARAAEARQAGDPARDVELLREARSLYESIGDRRAVAINLGTQGVAHWYAGDWAAVESAYERALEARRAIDDRILEGRTLNGLGSVHFQQNEFEEALRWYRRAIEVRTRTGDRVGLATSLTYASNCEQALGRLVEARRLLEEAVPVLEASGNDRRRLEALHAVGALYRNMQRTGDAAQSLRQALELIDAAPEFEAGIRLDLAGALREQGRLRESIDEIARVEALAGDEIDPQFSFRLSTERGQALLALGDLDRAAEELAAARDLALQLDVPEFVAIARTNLALARATAGDHEGALDTARRALELAREADAALHELTAARVAADALVALGRFGEALDLTGSTLDRHPDVEADLTTPLRATRGNALTSMGHYGAAREELRSVRASLLRNGRAELEWIPLTGIGDSFETLAPDSARTYYEAAFEALERHRAAAGGGALRTGYLVEQRSAVYEEVVHFYARQAERRDRRQWSELAFRTSERARARGLLELVTRSFEADGDPAIAALLDSLYALDRADSADVARRERLQERLARHFDARLADTAPWLQAGGTLAGPSDLSARLDDETAALVYAVGDDASYLWAIDAEGHSLHVLPPRDQLQARIVALRDALQAPGFGDRALASEAHALYRELVAPVAARFADRERLWIVPDGILFELPFELLLTEPAGERPDWQDARYLAREVSIGYAPSATLLLQLRDQGAAAATATVLALADPDFESLSSRVGTDDVLPPLPQSRREIEMLQRLRRDETIGLVGAEATETALRRRLESDRPSIVHLATHGLVDREEPTLTSVALARDRTGTDDGYLYTLEIMALPLDTELVVLSACDTGRGKLERGEGTVGLTRAFLAAGARRVVASLWPVADASTGRLMARFYEELLRRGRPVDQALNRARATLWSERETAHPYYWAPFVLMGSDASVPDSARG from the coding sequence GTGCGTTTTCTCGTGCAGTCGGATTCGCTCGCCGGGCTCGACGATCCGTCGGAGCTGCGCGACGCGGTGGCCGAGAATTCGGTGCTCGTGGGGGCGGCGGTCGGCCAGCTCCTCGACATCGCCTTCGAGATCGAAGGGGAGGACCCGGAAGGGGCGGCCGAGAACGTCGAGCTCGCGGCGCGCCTGGCGGGGCTCCACATGGGCAACGGAGGGTCGCGCGTTCCGGGGCAGCTGGTGGCGGCCCACCGCGACCGCAGCGATACCGACCGCGCGACGAAGCATCGCGCTGCGCAGCTCGAGGCCCGGGCGGCCGAGGCCCGGCAGGCGGGCGATCCCGCCCGCGACGTCGAACTGCTGCGCGAGGCACGGTCCCTCTACGAGTCCATCGGCGATCGCCGGGCGGTGGCGATCAACCTGGGGACACAGGGTGTCGCCCACTGGTACGCCGGCGACTGGGCGGCCGTGGAGTCGGCCTACGAGCGTGCGCTCGAGGCGCGGCGCGCGATCGACGATCGGATCCTCGAGGGCCGCACGCTCAACGGCCTGGGGTCGGTCCACTTCCAACAGAACGAATTCGAGGAGGCCCTGCGCTGGTATCGCCGTGCGATCGAAGTGCGCACGCGCACCGGCGATCGGGTGGGCCTGGCGACGTCGTTGACCTACGCGTCGAACTGCGAGCAGGCGCTGGGACGTCTGGTCGAGGCCCGCCGACTGCTGGAAGAGGCCGTTCCGGTGCTCGAGGCCAGCGGGAACGACCGGCGTCGTCTCGAGGCCCTGCACGCGGTGGGAGCGCTGTACCGGAACATGCAGCGCACGGGTGACGCGGCGCAGTCCCTGCGCCAGGCCCTGGAGCTGATCGATGCGGCCCCCGAGTTCGAGGCGGGCATCCGTCTGGACCTGGCCGGCGCTCTGCGCGAACAGGGGCGCCTGAGGGAATCGATCGACGAGATCGCACGGGTCGAGGCACTGGCCGGCGACGAGATCGACCCCCAGTTTTCCTTCCGCCTGAGCACCGAGCGCGGACAGGCCCTGCTCGCCCTCGGTGATCTCGACCGCGCGGCCGAGGAGCTCGCGGCCGCTCGCGACCTCGCACTGCAGCTCGACGTTCCGGAGTTCGTGGCGATCGCCCGCACGAACCTCGCCCTCGCCCGTGCGACGGCCGGCGATCACGAGGGCGCGCTCGACACGGCACGGCGCGCCCTGGAGCTGGCGCGCGAGGCGGATGCCGCCCTCCACGAGCTGACCGCCGCTCGCGTGGCGGCGGATGCGCTGGTCGCACTCGGACGCTTCGGAGAAGCCCTGGACCTGACGGGCTCCACGCTCGACCGCCACCCGGACGTCGAGGCCGACCTGACCACGCCCCTGCGGGCGACGCGCGGCAACGCGCTCACCTCGATGGGGCATTATGGCGCGGCGCGCGAGGAGCTGCGCTCGGTTCGCGCTTCGCTGCTGCGCAACGGTCGCGCCGAGCTCGAGTGGATCCCGCTGACCGGGATCGGGGACTCGTTCGAGACCCTGGCGCCCGACAGTGCGCGGACCTACTACGAGGCGGCCTTCGAGGCCCTCGAGCGACATCGTGCGGCCGCGGGCGGCGGCGCGTTGCGCACCGGGTACCTGGTCGAGCAGCGGAGCGCCGTGTACGAGGAAGTGGTGCACTTCTACGCGCGGCAGGCCGAACGCAGGGACCGCCGGCAATGGTCGGAGCTGGCCTTCCGGACGTCCGAGCGGGCGCGTGCGCGCGGTCTGCTGGAGCTGGTGACCCGCTCGTTCGAGGCCGACGGTGATCCGGCCATCGCCGCCCTGCTCGATTCACTCTACGCCCTCGACCGCGCCGACTCCGCCGACGTCGCCCGGCGTGAGCGTCTGCAGGAACGCCTAGCGCGTCACTTCGACGCCCGGCTCGCCGACACCGCACCCTGGTTGCAGGCGGGTGGGACACTGGCCGGTCCGTCCGACCTGTCCGCCCGGCTCGACGACGAGACCGCCGCGCTCGTCTACGCCGTCGGGGACGACGCCTCGTACCTCTGGGCGATCGATGCCGAGGGTCATTCCCTGCACGTCCTGCCCCCGCGGGACCAGCTCCAGGCGCGGATCGTGGCCCTGCGCGACGCCCTGCAGGCCCCCGGGTTCGGCGATCGCGCCCTGGCCTCCGAAGCACACGCCCTGTACCGAGAGCTGGTGGCACCGGTGGCGGCCCGGTTCGCAGACCGCGAGCGGCTGTGGATCGTGCCCGACGGGATCCTCTTCGAGCTGCCCTTCGAGCTGCTGCTCACCGAGCCCGCCGGTGAGCGCCCCGACTGGCAGGACGCGCGCTACCTCGCACGCGAGGTCTCGATCGGCTATGCGCCGTCGGCCACGCTCCTGCTGCAGCTGCGCGACCAGGGAGCGGCGGCGGCCACCGCGACCGTGCTGGCCCTGGCCGATCCCGACTTCGAATCGCTCTCCTCCCGCGTCGGCACCGACGACGTCCTGCCTCCGTTGCCACAGTCGCGCCGCGAGATCGAGATGCTGCAACGCCTGCGTCGGGACGAGACGATCGGTCTGGTCGGGGCCGAGGCGACCGAGACCGCCCTGCGCCGTCGCCTGGAATCGGATCGTCCGTCGATCGTCCACCTCGCCACCCACGGTCTGGTCGACCGGGAGGAACCCACCCTGACCAGCGTCGCGCTCGCCCGCGATCGCACCGGGACCGACGACGGTTACCTGTACACGCTCGAGATCATGGCCCTGCCGCTCGACACCGAGCTGGTGGTCCTGAGCGCCTGCGACACCGGCCGCGGCAAGCTGGAACGCGGCGAAGGGACCGTGGGTCTCACGCGGGCCTTCCTCGCCGCCGGCGCGCGGCGGGTGGTGGCCAGCCTGTGGCCGGTGGCCGACGCCTCGACCGGCCGGCTCATGGCCCGCTTCTACGAAGAGTTGCTGCGCCGTGGCCGCCCCGTCGACCAGGCGCTCAACCGCGCTCGCGCCACCCTGTGGTCCGAGCGTGAGACCGCGCACCCCTACTACTGGGCGCCCTTCGTGCTCATGGGATCGGACGCTTCAGTGCCCGATTCGGCACGCGGTTGA